The Plectropomus leopardus isolate mb chromosome 7, YSFRI_Pleo_2.0, whole genome shotgun sequence genome window below encodes:
- the tax1bp1b gene encoding tax1-binding protein 1 homolog B isoform X1 yields the protein MELFLDGTLLSNNMDTSNFAHVIFQNVGKSYLPHAALECHYTLTQFIKPHPKDWVGIFKVGWSTARDYYTFLWSPLPENYVEGTAVNRTVVFQGYYVPNDDAEFYQFCYVTHKGEIRGASTPFQFRANSPSEDELLTVEDECNSDILVVTTKAGFLEQKMEEAQREKEELVKNIALLQQEKEQVEAEKESLQKECEQEKETCAQLRRESQEAQNSSQALQEEKEEVKRRLEEATARVIQLEEDLIGVTQKGLQKETELDSLKDRVKKITSEKEALESHLKNEKDEKELYKIHLKNRELENTKLSAELQMLKSVDVNKENTIAQFKEEVGRLQACLTEKEKQYREILAKVPPLGDIKALKEQLRQKEEQLQANQQQSALLAAELRDASSARDRTMSELYHMKLEADALRQAKAEAQAQCVRLERLVEQMKAEAKKEAQAKAEEEAAADPAVLAELQREVEDLKLRLHMAAEHYKEKYKECQRLQKQVLRFSDQQGDLKRSSAQEASTIPASVSPDTSVPGSPGSADPMLEAIIQEKLKGISREASDRNDKYRKCKQMLVEEKERSCMFADELAKMEVKFKEQLKMNENMKLQLAAEEDRYKSQVAEKGRELKELKDTLALVVKEKEKVEGELQKGSSSRKGDQGASEKTSLESLQSSVPLFLQYPVPYTQDAPTPLLVSQSPSKLHFGNPYSISDSKDEEDEEFSDDQLLRLPPVGPPSWDSNVVCIQPTRNHSRPEGHEEPEEKQNNNNGNTNEQPAATETHSRFVNDGQTAFCFDPSMDMKRCPLCEVIFPPNYDQSKFEEHVESHWKICPMCSEQFPLDCDQKVFENHVLTHFDGHQLNFD from the exons ATGGAACTGTTCCTGGACGGGACTTTATTAAGCAACAACATGGACACATCAAACTTTGCCCACGTCATCTTCCAGAATGTGGGGAAGAGTTACCTGCCCCATGCTGCACTGGAGTGTCACTATACCCTGACGCAGTTCATCAAACCACATCCAAAGGACTGGGTTGGCATATTCAAG GTTGGTTGGAGCACAGCAAGGGACTATTACACATTCTTGTGGTCGCCTCTGCCTGAGAACTATGTGGAAGGCACCGCAGTCAACCGAACAGTGGTCTTTCAGG GATATTATGTGCCCAATGACGATGCCGAGTTCTACCAGTTCTGTTATGTGACCCACAAAGGGGAGATCAGGGGAGCCAGCACCCCATTCCAGTTTCGTGCCAACAGCCCCTCAGAGGACGAGCTGCTGACTGTGGAGGATGAATGCAACTCTGACATCCTGGTGGTCACCACAAAGGCAGGCTTCCTTGAG CAAAAGATGGAGGAagctcagagagagaaagaggagctgGTCAAAAACATCGCCCTCCTGCAGCAGGAGAAGGAGCAGGTGGAAGCTGAGAAGGAGAGCCTGCAGAAAGAGTGCGAGCAGGAGAAAGAAACCTGTGCCCAACTGAGAAGAGAGAGCCAA GAAGCACAGAATTCTTCCCAGGCTCTgcaagaggagaaagaggaggtaAAGAGGAGGCTTGAGGAGGCGACAGCCAGAGTTATACAGTTGGAGGAGGATCTGATTGGAGTTACCCAGAAGGGCCTACAGAAGGAAACTGAGCTGGACAG TCTCAAGGATAGAGTGAAGAAAATTACATCAGAGAAGGAGGCACTTGAATCTCATCTCAAGAATGAGAAAGATGAGAAGGAACTCTACAAG ATTCACCTGAAAAACCGGGAGCTGGAGAACACGAAGCTGAGCGCAGAGCTGCAGATGCTGAAGTCTGTGGATGTGAACAAGGAAAATACCATCGCCCAGTTTAAAGAGGAGGTGGGCCGTCTGCAGGCGTGCCTCACTGAGAAGGAGAAACAGTACAGAGAGATCCTGGCCAAAGTTCCCCCCTTG GGAGATATAAAGGCCCTGAAGGAGCAGCTGCGCCAGAAGGAAGAGCAGCTCCAGGCCAACCAGCAGCAGTCCGCCTTGTTAGCAGCTGAGCTAAGGGATGCCTCCAGTGCCCGCGACCGTACCATGTCTGAACTCTACCACATGAAGCTGGAGGCTGATGCTCTTCGCCAGGCCAAAGCTGAAGCTCAGGCGCAGTGTGTCCGCCTGGAGCGCTTGGTAGAGCAGATGAAGGCAGAGGCCAAGAAGGAAGCT CAGGCCAAAGCAGAAGAAGAGGCTGCTGCAGACCCAGCTGTTctagcagagctgcagagagaggttGAGGACCTGAAGCTGCGGCTGCACATGGCTGCAGAACACTACAAGGAGAAGTATAAGGAATGTCAGCGACTGCAAAAACAAGTGCTTCGATTCTCTGATCAGCAAGGG gATCTGAAGAGAAGCTCAGCACAAGAGGCCTCAACAATCCCTGCATCAGTGAGTCCAGATACATCAGTGCCAG GGAGTCCAGGTTCTGCTGATCCAATGCTGGAGGCCATCATCCAGGAGAAGCTCAAAGGCATCAGCAGAGAGGCATCCGACAGGAATGACAAGTACAGGAAATGCAAGCAAATGCTGGTG GAGGAGAAGGAACGTAGCTGCATGTTTGCTGATGAGCTGGCCAAGATGGAGGTGAAATTTAAGGAACAACTGAAGATGAATGAGAACATGAAACTGCAGTTGGCAGCAGAGGAAGATCGCTACAAG AGCCAGGTTGCCGAGAAGGGACGGGAGCTGAAGGAGCTGAAGGACACACTAGCACTTGTTGTAAAGGAGAAGGAAAAAGTGGAGGGG GAGCTCCAgaagggcagcagcagcaggaagggaGATCAGGGGGCCAGCGAGAAAACCAGCTTGGAGAGTCTCCAGTCCAGTGTGCCTTTATTCCTGCAGTACCCTGTCCCTTACACCCAGGATGCCCCCACCCCCCTGCTGGTCTCTCAGAGTCCCAGCAAGCTGCATTTTGGGAACCCTTACTCCATCTCAGACTCAAAAG ATGAGGAAGATGAGGAATTTTCAGATGACCAGCTGCTGAGGTTGCCCCCTGTGGGCCCACCCTCCTGGGACAGCAATGTGGTGTGCATCCAACCCACCCGCAACCACAGCCGGCCAGAGGGCCATGAGGAGCCAgaggaaaagcaaaacaacaacaat GGTAATACCAATGAACAGCCCGCAGCAACTGAAACTCACAGCCGATTTGTGAACGATGGACAAACTGCCTTCTGCTTTGATCCAAG CATGGACATGAAGCGATGTCCACTGTGTGAGGTCATCTTCCCACCCAACTATGACCAGAGCAAGTTTGAGGAGCATGTGGAGAGCCACTGGAAAATCTGCCCCATGTGCAGCGAGCAGTTCCCGCTGGACTGCGACCAGAAGGTGTTTGAGAATCACGTGCTCACTCACTTCGATGGCCACCAGCTCAACTTTGACTAG
- the hibadhb gene encoding 3-hydroxyisobutyrate dehydrogenase b, producing MAAVLRGSRYLVGGCCKHVDFAVVSTRSMASKTSVGFVGLGNMGNPMAKNLLKHGYPVIATDVFPESCKEVQELGAQIVDNPAEVADKADRIITMLPSSPNVIDAYTGPNGILKKVKKGSLLIDSSTIDPAVSKEMATAAEKMGAVFMDAPVSGGVGAASSGKLTFMVGGAEEEFTAAKELLTCMGANVVYCGQVGTGQAAKICNNMLLAIGMIGTSETMNLGIRLGLDPKLLAKILNMSSGRCWSSDTYNPVPGVMEGVPSGNNYQGGFGTQLMAKDLGLAQNTATNTKTPVPLGSLAHQIYRMMCARGYATKDFSSVFQFLREEEGQ from the exons ATGGCCGCTGTGTTGAGAGGGTCTCGGTACCTGGTTGGAGGGTGTTGCAAGCATGTTGACTTTGCAGTTG TCTCCACAAGGTCTATGGCCTCGAAGACATCAGTGGGGTTTGTCGGTCTGGGCAATATGGGAAACCCAATGGCAAAGAACTTGCTGAAGCATGGATACCCAGTCATTGCTACTGATGTGTTCCCGGAGTCTTGCAAGGAAGTGCAAGAGCTGGGCGCTCAG atTGTGGACAATCCTGCTGAGGTAGCAGACAAGGCTGACCGCATCATCACCATGCTCCCCTCAAGCCCAAATGTCATAGATGCGTACACCGGACCTAATGGCATCCTCAA AAAGGTGAAGAAAGGCTCCCTACTCATTGACTCCAGCACCATTGACCCAGCTGTGTCAAAAGAGATGGCTACTGCTGCTGAGAAGATGGGGGCAGTTTTTATGGATGCACCTGTATCAGGAG GTGTGGGTGCTGCCAGCTCGGGTAAACTGACTTTTATGGTCGGAGGAGCAGAAGAGGAATTTACTGCAGCCAAAGAACTGCTCACCTGCATGGGGGCTAACGTGGTGTACTGCGGTCAGGTCGGAACTGGACAG GCTGCTAAAATCTGCAACAACATGCTTCTAGCCATTGGTATGATTGGGACCTCAGAGACGATGAACTTGGGAATCAG ACTCGGCCTTGATCCTAAACTGTTGGCCAAGATCCTGAACATGAGTTCCGGTCGGTGCTGGTCCAGTGACACCTACAACCCCGTGCCTGGAGTCATGGAGGGAGTCCCTTCTGGAAATAACTACCAGGGAGGCTTCGGCACTCAGCTTATGGCTAAG gacCTGGGCCTCGCACAGAACACAGCCACCAACACAAAGACTCCTGTCCCTCTGGGCTCCTTAGCGCATCAGATCTACCGTATGATGTGCGCACGTGGATATGCCACTAAAGATTTCTCCTCCGTGTTCCAGTTTCTGCGCGAGGAGGAGGGCCAGTAA
- the tax1bp1b gene encoding tax1-binding protein 1 homolog B isoform X2, producing the protein MELFLDGTLLSNNMDTSNFAHVIFQNVGKSYLPHAALECHYTLTQFIKPHPKDWVGIFKVGWSTARDYYTFLWSPLPENYVEGTAVNRTVVFQGYYVPNDDAEFYQFCYVTHKGEIRGASTPFQFRANSPSEDELLTVEDECNSDILVVTTKAGFLEQKMEEAQREKEELVKNIALLQQEKEQVEAEKESLQKECEQEKETCAQLRRESQEAQNSSQALQEEKEEVKRRLEEATARVIQLEEDLIGVTQKGLQKETELDSLKDRVKKITSEKEALESHLKNEKDEKELYKIHLKNRELENTKLSAELQMLKSVDVNKENTIAQFKEEVGRLQACLTEKEKQYREILAKVPPLGDIKALKEQLRQKEEQLQANQQQSALLAAELRDASSARDRTMSELYHMKLEADALRQAKAEAQAQCVRLERLVEQMKAEAKKEAAKAEEEAAADPAVLAELQREVEDLKLRLHMAAEHYKEKYKECQRLQKQVLRFSDQQGDLKRSSAQEASTIPASVSPDTSVPGSPGSADPMLEAIIQEKLKGISREASDRNDKYRKCKQMLVEEKERSCMFADELAKMEVKFKEQLKMNENMKLQLAAEEDRYKSQVAEKGRELKELKDTLALVVKEKEKVEGELQKGSSSRKGDQGASEKTSLESLQSSVPLFLQYPVPYTQDAPTPLLVSQSPSKLHFGNPYSISDSKDEEDEEFSDDQLLRLPPVGPPSWDSNVVCIQPTRNHSRPEGHEEPEEKQNNNNGNTNEQPAATETHSRFVNDGQTAFCFDPSMDMKRCPLCEVIFPPNYDQSKFEEHVESHWKICPMCSEQFPLDCDQKVFENHVLTHFDGHQLNFD; encoded by the exons ATGGAACTGTTCCTGGACGGGACTTTATTAAGCAACAACATGGACACATCAAACTTTGCCCACGTCATCTTCCAGAATGTGGGGAAGAGTTACCTGCCCCATGCTGCACTGGAGTGTCACTATACCCTGACGCAGTTCATCAAACCACATCCAAAGGACTGGGTTGGCATATTCAAG GTTGGTTGGAGCACAGCAAGGGACTATTACACATTCTTGTGGTCGCCTCTGCCTGAGAACTATGTGGAAGGCACCGCAGTCAACCGAACAGTGGTCTTTCAGG GATATTATGTGCCCAATGACGATGCCGAGTTCTACCAGTTCTGTTATGTGACCCACAAAGGGGAGATCAGGGGAGCCAGCACCCCATTCCAGTTTCGTGCCAACAGCCCCTCAGAGGACGAGCTGCTGACTGTGGAGGATGAATGCAACTCTGACATCCTGGTGGTCACCACAAAGGCAGGCTTCCTTGAG CAAAAGATGGAGGAagctcagagagagaaagaggagctgGTCAAAAACATCGCCCTCCTGCAGCAGGAGAAGGAGCAGGTGGAAGCTGAGAAGGAGAGCCTGCAGAAAGAGTGCGAGCAGGAGAAAGAAACCTGTGCCCAACTGAGAAGAGAGAGCCAA GAAGCACAGAATTCTTCCCAGGCTCTgcaagaggagaaagaggaggtaAAGAGGAGGCTTGAGGAGGCGACAGCCAGAGTTATACAGTTGGAGGAGGATCTGATTGGAGTTACCCAGAAGGGCCTACAGAAGGAAACTGAGCTGGACAG TCTCAAGGATAGAGTGAAGAAAATTACATCAGAGAAGGAGGCACTTGAATCTCATCTCAAGAATGAGAAAGATGAGAAGGAACTCTACAAG ATTCACCTGAAAAACCGGGAGCTGGAGAACACGAAGCTGAGCGCAGAGCTGCAGATGCTGAAGTCTGTGGATGTGAACAAGGAAAATACCATCGCCCAGTTTAAAGAGGAGGTGGGCCGTCTGCAGGCGTGCCTCACTGAGAAGGAGAAACAGTACAGAGAGATCCTGGCCAAAGTTCCCCCCTTG GGAGATATAAAGGCCCTGAAGGAGCAGCTGCGCCAGAAGGAAGAGCAGCTCCAGGCCAACCAGCAGCAGTCCGCCTTGTTAGCAGCTGAGCTAAGGGATGCCTCCAGTGCCCGCGACCGTACCATGTCTGAACTCTACCACATGAAGCTGGAGGCTGATGCTCTTCGCCAGGCCAAAGCTGAAGCTCAGGCGCAGTGTGTCCGCCTGGAGCGCTTGGTAGAGCAGATGAAGGCAGAGGCCAAGAAGGAAGCT GCCAAAGCAGAAGAAGAGGCTGCTGCAGACCCAGCTGTTctagcagagctgcagagagaggttGAGGACCTGAAGCTGCGGCTGCACATGGCTGCAGAACACTACAAGGAGAAGTATAAGGAATGTCAGCGACTGCAAAAACAAGTGCTTCGATTCTCTGATCAGCAAGGG gATCTGAAGAGAAGCTCAGCACAAGAGGCCTCAACAATCCCTGCATCAGTGAGTCCAGATACATCAGTGCCAG GGAGTCCAGGTTCTGCTGATCCAATGCTGGAGGCCATCATCCAGGAGAAGCTCAAAGGCATCAGCAGAGAGGCATCCGACAGGAATGACAAGTACAGGAAATGCAAGCAAATGCTGGTG GAGGAGAAGGAACGTAGCTGCATGTTTGCTGATGAGCTGGCCAAGATGGAGGTGAAATTTAAGGAACAACTGAAGATGAATGAGAACATGAAACTGCAGTTGGCAGCAGAGGAAGATCGCTACAAG AGCCAGGTTGCCGAGAAGGGACGGGAGCTGAAGGAGCTGAAGGACACACTAGCACTTGTTGTAAAGGAGAAGGAAAAAGTGGAGGGG GAGCTCCAgaagggcagcagcagcaggaagggaGATCAGGGGGCCAGCGAGAAAACCAGCTTGGAGAGTCTCCAGTCCAGTGTGCCTTTATTCCTGCAGTACCCTGTCCCTTACACCCAGGATGCCCCCACCCCCCTGCTGGTCTCTCAGAGTCCCAGCAAGCTGCATTTTGGGAACCCTTACTCCATCTCAGACTCAAAAG ATGAGGAAGATGAGGAATTTTCAGATGACCAGCTGCTGAGGTTGCCCCCTGTGGGCCCACCCTCCTGGGACAGCAATGTGGTGTGCATCCAACCCACCCGCAACCACAGCCGGCCAGAGGGCCATGAGGAGCCAgaggaaaagcaaaacaacaacaat GGTAATACCAATGAACAGCCCGCAGCAACTGAAACTCACAGCCGATTTGTGAACGATGGACAAACTGCCTTCTGCTTTGATCCAAG CATGGACATGAAGCGATGTCCACTGTGTGAGGTCATCTTCCCACCCAACTATGACCAGAGCAAGTTTGAGGAGCATGTGGAGAGCCACTGGAAAATCTGCCCCATGTGCAGCGAGCAGTTCCCGCTGGACTGCGACCAGAAGGTGTTTGAGAATCACGTGCTCACTCACTTCGATGGCCACCAGCTCAACTTTGACTAG